A portion of the Desulfovibrio sp. Huiquan2017 genome contains these proteins:
- a CDS encoding GNAT family N-acetyltransferase, with amino-acid sequence MPEAVVIRPATRADLPGLVSLHRSVVSPCEETVNRDGQRRDPELMLKNGRGRILIANIADGTVVGLCSGRLTIQEAEGGPAVLIEDVVVREDWRGQGLGELLIHRLTE; translated from the coding sequence ATGCCTGAAGCCGTCGTCATCCGCCCCGCAACCCGCGCGGACCTTCCCGGTCTCGTGTCCCTGCACCGTTCGGTCGTTTCGCCCTGCGAGGAGACCGTAAACAGGGACGGGCAACGGCGCGATCCGGAACTGATGCTGAAAAACGGTCGGGGACGCATCCTGATCGCGAACATCGCCGACGGGACTGTGGTCGGTCTGTGTTCGGGACGGCTGACGATCCAAGAGGCCGAAGGCGGTCCCGCCGTCCTCATCGAAGATGTGGTTGTCCGTGAGGACTGGCGGGGCCAGGGCCTCGGCGAACTGCTGATCCATAGGCTCACCGAATGA
- a CDS encoding (2Fe-2S) ferredoxin domain-containing protein, protein MAIPQRMIICCQSFRAAGEPKGICHKQTDGFLQYIEEEILDRGMDALVVGSTCLKQCESGPMMVIQPENWWFKGVNSEEAIDTILDGLEDGEPAAEYLAS, encoded by the coding sequence ATGGCTATCCCCCAGAGAATGATCATCTGTTGTCAGTCCTTCCGCGCGGCCGGAGAGCCCAAGGGCATCTGTCACAAGCAGACCGACGGGTTCCTGCAATATATCGAGGAGGAGATTCTGGATCGCGGCATGGACGCCCTGGTGGTCGGCTCCACCTGCCTGAAGCAGTGCGAGTCCGGGCCCATGATGGTCATCCAGCCCGAGAACTGGTGGTTCAAGGGCGTGAATTCCGAAGAAGCGATCGACACCATTTTGGACGGCCTGGAAGACGGCGAACCCGCCGCCGAGTACCTGGCGTCCTAA
- a CDS encoding radical SAM protein, translated as MSKTTAEEYASHPCFGMTVRKTVGRLHLPVAPRANARIRFAGNDGPRPAMMPEEALNWLDHVLEQDKPIGIVGITGPGDPLTAPDLTLRTLRLVRDKYPDLSLCLTTLGMNGAEYAEELADLGVSHVTVLVDAVDPEVAEKLYAWIRPARHTLPLKEAAELLVTDQARSVAAFKRAGLTVKVNTTVYPGYNAGHVERIASTMAGLGADIMAVVPYHPGEGVEDGPAATDLELLSEIRERAGRHIDIMPGFDECGVELVGLEVAGKPEAKVAVLPKPTRERPNVAVVSSNGMEVDLHLGHAVKAMIYGPRGDGLACLLGMRDLPEPGAGARRWEELSEILHDCFVLLAASAGENPRRILSRKGLSVLITDGEIEGTVDVLYGGGKKGKKNKK; from the coding sequence ATGTCCAAGACCACCGCTGAAGAGTACGCATCCCATCCCTGCTTCGGCATGACCGTACGCAAAACCGTGGGCCGTCTGCACCTGCCCGTGGCCCCGCGCGCCAATGCCCGCATCCGCTTTGCTGGGAACGACGGCCCCAGGCCCGCCATGATGCCCGAGGAGGCCCTCAACTGGCTGGATCACGTCCTGGAGCAGGACAAGCCCATCGGCATCGTCGGCATTACCGGCCCCGGCGACCCCCTGACCGCCCCGGATCTGACCCTGCGCACCCTGCGTCTGGTCCGGGACAAGTACCCCGATCTTTCCCTTTGCCTGACCACCTTGGGCATGAACGGCGCTGAATACGCCGAGGAACTGGCCGATCTCGGCGTATCCCACGTGACCGTGCTCGTGGACGCCGTGGACCCCGAGGTGGCGGAAAAGCTCTACGCCTGGATCCGGCCCGCCCGGCACACCCTGCCGCTCAAGGAGGCCGCCGAGCTGCTGGTCACGGATCAGGCCCGGTCCGTGGCCGCCTTCAAGCGCGCCGGGCTGACCGTCAAGGTCAACACCACCGTGTATCCCGGCTACAACGCCGGACATGTGGAGAGGATCGCCTCGACCATGGCCGGGCTCGGCGCGGATATCATGGCCGTGGTTCCCTACCATCCCGGGGAGGGCGTGGAGGACGGACCGGCGGCCACAGACCTGGAGCTGCTGTCCGAGATCCGCGAGCGTGCGGGGCGGCACATCGACATCATGCCCGGGTTCGACGAATGCGGCGTGGAGCTGGTCGGCCTGGAGGTCGCGGGCAAGCCCGAGGCCAAGGTCGCGGTCCTGCCCAAACCCACCCGCGAGCGGCCCAACGTGGCCGTGGTCAGCTCCAACGGCATGGAGGTGGACCTGCACCTGGGGCATGCCGTCAAGGCCATGATCTACGGCCCGCGTGGGGACGGCCTGGCCTGTCTGCTGGGCATGCGCGATCTGCCGGAGCCCGGGGCCGGAGCTCGGCGCTGGGAGGAGCTGTCCGAGATCCTGCATGACTGTTTCGTTCTGCTGGCCGCCTCGGCCGGGGAGAACCCGAGAAGAATTTTGAGCCGCAAGGGTCTGTCCGTCCTGATCACGGACGGCGAGATCGAGGGAACCGTGGATGTGCTCTACGGGGGCGGTAAGAAAGGCAAGAAGAACAAGAAGTAA
- the nifK gene encoding nitrogenase molybdenum-iron protein subunit beta — MALLRHTPVEVMERKSLTINPAKTCQPIGAMYAALGIHGCLPHSHGSQGCCAYHRSALTRHYKEPVSASTSSFTEGASVFGGHANLIQAINNIFTVYDPEVIAVHTTCLSETIGDDLKQIFDKATKEGKVPAGKTLVGAATPSYVGSHVTGFSNMVKAMAQLAEPSGRKTHKVNVIPGWVEPADMAEIKRLCAMVGVDVTLFPDTDGVLNAPLTGEYKMFPDGGVTIEALKRTGDALGTLALGEWCSADAARWLDAKCKVPCTVLDMPFGLAATDRFIDVLRTVAGVSVPDSVSNERGQLVDMISDMHQYFYGKRVAIWGDPDQLISMCEFLVSLDMQPVYVVTGTPGKAFERRIREICADQPFEVKVKAKGDMFLMHQWIKNEPVDLLIGNTYGKYIARDEDIPLLRWGFPILDRQGHQYFPTVGYKGGLRLLEKILDLLLDRKDRDDPETKFELVL, encoded by the coding sequence ATGGCATTACTCAGACACACCCCCGTTGAAGTGATGGAGCGCAAGTCGCTGACCATCAACCCGGCCAAGACGTGCCAGCCCATCGGCGCCATGTACGCCGCGCTGGGCATCCACGGCTGCCTGCCGCATTCCCACGGCTCCCAGGGCTGCTGCGCCTATCATCGCTCGGCCCTGACCCGGCACTACAAGGAGCCCGTGTCCGCGTCCACCAGCTCGTTCACGGAAGGCGCGTCCGTGTTCGGCGGCCACGCCAACCTGATCCAGGCGATCAACAACATCTTCACGGTCTACGACCCCGAAGTGATCGCCGTGCACACCACCTGTCTGTCCGAGACCATCGGCGACGATCTGAAACAGATCTTCGACAAGGCCACCAAGGAAGGCAAGGTCCCGGCGGGCAAGACCCTGGTGGGCGCCGCCACCCCGAGCTACGTGGGATCCCACGTGACCGGCTTCTCCAACATGGTCAAGGCAATGGCCCAACTGGCCGAGCCCTCGGGCCGCAAGACCCACAAAGTCAACGTCATCCCCGGCTGGGTCGAGCCCGCCGACATGGCCGAGATCAAGCGGCTGTGCGCAATGGTCGGCGTGGACGTCACCCTGTTCCCGGATACCGACGGCGTGCTCAACGCGCCGCTGACCGGCGAATACAAGATGTTCCCCGACGGCGGCGTGACCATCGAAGCGCTCAAGAGGACCGGCGACGCCCTGGGCACCCTGGCGCTGGGCGAGTGGTGTTCGGCCGACGCCGCCCGCTGGCTCGACGCCAAATGCAAGGTCCCGTGCACCGTGCTGGACATGCCCTTCGGCCTGGCCGCCACCGACCGCTTCATCGACGTGCTGCGCACCGTGGCGGGCGTATCCGTGCCCGATTCCGTGTCCAACGAGCGCGGCCAGCTGGTCGATATGATCTCCGACATGCACCAGTACTTCTACGGCAAGCGCGTGGCCATCTGGGGCGACCCGGATCAGCTCATCTCCATGTGCGAGTTCCTGGTTTCCTTGGACATGCAGCCCGTCTACGTGGTCACCGGCACCCCGGGCAAGGCCTTCGAGCGCCGCATCCGGGAGATCTGCGCGGACCAGCCCTTCGAGGTCAAGGTCAAGGCCAAGGGCGACATGTTCCTGATGCACCAGTGGATCAAGAACGAGCCGGTCGACCTGCTCATCGGCAACACCTACGGCAAGTATATCGCCCGCGATGAGGACATTCCGCTGCTGCGCTGGGGGTTCCCCATCCTGGACCGCCAGGGCCACCAGTACTTCCCGACAGTCGGCTACAAGGGCGGACTCCGGCTTCTCGAAAAGATTCTGGATCTGCTCCTGGATCGTAAGGACCGCGACGATCCGGAGACGAAGTTCGAGCTCGTCCTGTAG
- the nifD gene encoding nitrogenase molybdenum-iron protein alpha chain — protein sequence MAKTKKLVQLTPTDIKEDILAKYPPKVARKRAKQIMINEATGSDSPPEILANVRTIPGIITMRGCTYAGCKGVIMGPTRDIVNITHGPIGCGFYSWLTRRNQTDAGPDGDNFMTYCFSTDMQDQDIIFGGEKKLAAAIQEAYDLLHPKGICVFATCPVGLIGDDIHAVARKMKEKFGDCNVFAFSCEGYKGVSQSAGHHIANNQVFTHLVGEQTKAQEGEFKINLLGEYNIGGDGFEIDRIFKKCGITCLSTFSGNSSYDQFARSHHADLNLVMCHRSINYVADMMETKYGIPWIKVNFISADSTAKSLRKIGEYFGDEALMERIEEVIAEEMKGVQAALAEHKPHTEGKTAMLFVGGSRAHHYQDLFTELGMKTLSAGYEFAHRDDYEGRQVIPDLVPDADSRNIEEIEVSADPELYNPRKSAEELKALEDSGFEFKEYEGMNKQMADGTIIIDDLNQYEAEKLVELYKPDIFCAGIKEKYSIQKNGVPMLQLHSYDYGGPFAGFKGAINFYKTVDRLVSSKVWSYTEAPWQKSPELTGTFVWE from the coding sequence ATGGCTAAGACGAAAAAGCTCGTGCAGCTCACGCCCACCGACATCAAGGAAGATATCCTTGCGAAGTATCCTCCGAAGGTGGCCCGCAAGCGCGCCAAGCAGATCATGATCAACGAGGCCACCGGCAGCGATTCGCCGCCGGAGATCCTGGCCAACGTCCGCACCATCCCGGGCATCATCACCATGCGCGGCTGTACCTACGCGGGATGCAAGGGCGTCATCATGGGGCCGACCCGCGACATCGTGAACATCACCCACGGTCCCATCGGCTGCGGATTCTATTCCTGGCTCACCCGTCGCAACCAGACCGATGCCGGCCCGGACGGCGACAACTTCATGACCTACTGTTTCTCCACGGATATGCAGGACCAGGACATCATCTTCGGCGGCGAGAAGAAGCTCGCGGCCGCCATCCAGGAGGCCTACGACCTGCTGCATCCCAAGGGCATCTGCGTTTTCGCCACGTGCCCGGTGGGTCTGATCGGCGACGATATCCATGCCGTGGCCCGGAAGATGAAAGAGAAGTTCGGGGACTGCAACGTGTTCGCCTTCTCCTGCGAGGGGTACAAGGGCGTGTCCCAGTCCGCCGGTCACCACATCGCCAACAACCAGGTCTTCACCCATCTGGTGGGCGAGCAGACCAAGGCCCAGGAAGGCGAGTTCAAGATCAACCTGCTCGGCGAATACAACATCGGCGGCGACGGTTTCGAGATCGACCGCATCTTCAAGAAATGCGGCATCACCTGTCTGTCCACCTTCTCCGGCAATTCATCCTACGACCAGTTCGCCCGTTCCCACCACGCCGACCTGAACCTGGTCATGTGCCACCGGTCCATCAACTACGTGGCCGACATGATGGAGACCAAGTACGGCATCCCGTGGATCAAGGTGAACTTCATCAGCGCCGACTCCACGGCCAAGTCCCTGCGCAAGATCGGCGAGTACTTTGGCGACGAGGCGCTCATGGAGCGCATCGAGGAAGTCATCGCCGAGGAGATGAAGGGCGTTCAGGCCGCCCTGGCCGAGCACAAGCCGCACACCGAGGGCAAGACCGCGATGCTCTTCGTCGGCGGCTCCCGCGCCCACCACTATCAGGATCTGTTTACCGAACTGGGCATGAAGACCCTGTCCGCCGGATACGAGTTCGCCCACCGCGACGACTACGAGGGCCGTCAGGTCATCCCCGACCTGGTCCCGGACGCCGACTCCCGCAATATCGAGGAAATCGAGGTTTCGGCCGATCCCGAGCTCTACAACCCGCGCAAGTCCGCCGAGGAACTCAAGGCCCTGGAGGACTCCGGCTTCGAGTTCAAGGAATACGAGGGCATGAACAAGCAGATGGCCGACGGCACCATCATCATCGACGACCTCAACCAGTACGAGGCCGAGAAGCTGGTGGAGCTCTACAAGCCGGACATCTTCTGCGCGGGCATCAAGGAGAAGTACTCCATCCAGAAAAACGGCGTGCCCATGCTCCAACTGCACAGTTACGACTACGGCGGACCCTTCGCGGGCTTCAAGGGCGCGATCAACTTCTACAAGACGGTCGATCGCCTCGTGAGCAGCAAGGTCTGGTCCTACACGGAGGCCCCTTGGCAGAAGTCTCCCGAACTCACCGGCACCTTTGTGTGGGAATAA
- a CDS encoding P-II family nitrogen regulator: MKEVIAVVRMNMMNKTKAALTDAGVDAFFAHEAQGRGKGFVNAAIVSGVEQGYEEAAEVLGEKGKLYAKRMMTVVVPDDMVEDVVQAIMAVNRTGKPGDGKIFVLPVGGAVRVRTHETGEKAIA, from the coding sequence ATGAAGGAAGTCATCGCAGTGGTGCGCATGAACATGATGAACAAGACCAAGGCCGCCCTCACCGACGCCGGTGTGGATGCCTTCTTCGCCCACGAGGCGCAGGGGCGCGGCAAGGGGTTCGTCAATGCGGCCATCGTCTCCGGAGTGGAGCAGGGATACGAGGAAGCGGCCGAAGTGCTGGGCGAGAAGGGCAAGCTCTACGCCAAGCGCATGATGACCGTGGTCGTGCCCGACGACATGGTGGAGGACGTGGTCCAGGCCATCATGGCCGTGAACCGGACCGGCAAGCCCGGCGACGGCAAGATCTTCGTCCTGCCCGTCGGCGGCGCCGTGCGCGTCAGAACCCATGAAACAGGTGAAAAGGCGATAGCTTAG
- a CDS encoding P-II family nitrogen regulator produces the protein MMIMIRAIVRPEKADDVLAALMDNGFPAVTKYSVAGRGKQRGIKIGEVTYDEIPKTMLMSVVKAEDKDFVINTIMDAARSGTKGAFGDGKIFVSDVDDVYTISSGVNETTVASEGAA, from the coding sequence ATGATGATCATGATTCGAGCGATTGTACGGCCCGAGAAAGCGGACGACGTGTTGGCCGCCCTGATGGACAACGGTTTTCCCGCCGTCACCAAATATTCCGTGGCCGGTCGCGGCAAGCAGCGCGGCATCAAGATCGGCGAGGTCACCTACGACGAGATCCCCAAAACCATGCTCATGAGCGTCGTCAAGGCCGAGGACAAGGATTTCGTCATCAATACCATCATGGACGCCGCCCGCTCCGGCACCAAGGGCGCTTTTGGCGACGGCAAGATCTTCGTCTCCGACGTGGATGACGTCTACACCATCAGTTCCGGCGTCAACGAGACCACCGTAGCCAGCGAGGGGGCCGCGTAA
- the nifH gene encoding nitrogenase iron protein — protein MRKVAIYGKGGIGKSTTTQNTVAGLAEMGRKVMVVGCDPKADSTRLLLGGLAQKSVLDTLREEGEDVELEDIRKPGYGGTWCVESGGPEPGVGCAGRGIITSINMLESLGAYEESEGLDYAFYDVLGDVVCGGFAMPIRDGKAQEIYIVCSGEMMAMYAANNICKGIMKYAESGGVRLGGLICNSRNTDREADLITELAAKLGTQMIYFVPRDNDVQRAEINRKTVIEWDGSVPQASEYRGLAKAIDENEMFVIPNPLEIEDLEKLLMDYGIMEA, from the coding sequence ATGCGGAAAGTAGCGATTTACGGAAAGGGCGGCATCGGAAAGTCCACCACCACGCAGAACACTGTTGCCGGCCTGGCTGAAATGGGCCGCAAGGTCATGGTCGTCGGTTGCGATCCCAAGGCCGACTCCACCCGCCTGCTGTTGGGCGGGTTGGCTCAGAAGTCCGTGCTCGACACCCTTCGTGAAGAAGGCGAGGACGTGGAACTCGAAGACATCCGCAAGCCCGGTTACGGCGGCACCTGGTGTGTCGAGTCCGGCGGTCCGGAACCCGGCGTGGGCTGTGCTGGCCGCGGTATCATCACATCCATCAACATGCTCGAATCCCTGGGCGCCTACGAGGAGTCCGAGGGGCTGGACTACGCCTTCTATGACGTCCTCGGCGACGTTGTCTGCGGCGGCTTCGCCATGCCCATCCGCGACGGCAAGGCTCAGGAAATCTACATCGTCTGCTCCGGCGAGATGATGGCCATGTATGCGGCCAACAACATCTGCAAGGGCATCATGAAGTACGCGGAATCCGGTGGCGTCCGTCTGGGCGGTCTGATCTGCAACTCCCGCAACACCGACCGCGAGGCCGATCTCATCACCGAGCTGGCCGCCAAGCTGGGCACCCAGATGATCTATTTCGTGCCGCGCGACAACGACGTGCAGCGCGCCGAGATCAACCGCAAGACGGTCATCGAATGGGACGGCTCCGTGCCCCAGGCCTCTGAATACCGCGGTCTGGCCAAGGCCATCGACGAGAACGAGATGTTCGTCATCCCGAACCCGCTTGAGATCGAAGATCTGGAAAAGTTGCTCATGGACTACGGAATCATGGAAGCCTAA
- a CDS encoding pyruvate carboxyltransferase: protein MLIDTTLREGAQLFGAYFSMEARERIVSGLLSIGVDEIELGWVGQEGLDELVRAIGKRRGRTALSVWSPCREADIRKAAGLEVDRINIGVPVSDLHIRNRLRIDREGLLERLARTVLAARLLGMDYVSVGLEDLSRADPDFALRVAGLAQDVGAARVRLSDSLGLLTPVKTAQTVATFKKALTIDLAVHCHDDFGMATGNAVTALAGGADFADASLLGIGERSGIAATEELAAYLTLKEESHAYKVENLRDLCHFVSQAAGVPIPRTKAIAGKDIFACESGLHAHALSKSPELFEPFDPSRIGADRMVAVGGKSGRAAVAHALARRGLELPEQRLTVLVDEVRKLAWELERPLTEVELTKLVEN from the coding sequence ATGTTGATCGACACCACACTCAGAGAAGGAGCGCAGCTATTCGGGGCCTACTTCTCCATGGAAGCGAGGGAACGGATCGTGTCCGGTCTTTTGTCCATCGGCGTGGACGAGATCGAGTTGGGCTGGGTCGGCCAGGAGGGATTGGACGAACTCGTCCGCGCCATAGGCAAACGGCGCGGGCGGACCGCCCTGTCCGTCTGGTCGCCCTGCCGCGAGGCGGACATCCGCAAGGCCGCCGGGCTGGAGGTGGACCGCATCAACATCGGCGTACCCGTTTCCGACCTGCACATCAGGAATCGACTCCGGATCGACCGCGAGGGGCTTCTGGAACGCCTGGCCCGCACCGTGCTCGCGGCTCGGCTCCTGGGTATGGATTACGTGTCCGTCGGCCTGGAGGACCTCTCCAGAGCCGACCCGGACTTCGCCCTGAGGGTGGCCGGATTGGCCCAGGACGTGGGCGCTGCCCGCGTGCGCCTGTCCGACTCCCTGGGGCTGCTCACCCCGGTCAAGACCGCCCAAACGGTCGCCACCTTCAAGAAGGCGTTGACCATCGACCTGGCCGTGCACTGCCACGACGACTTCGGTATGGCCACGGGCAATGCCGTCACCGCCCTTGCGGGCGGCGCGGACTTCGCCGACGCCAGCCTGCTCGGCATCGGCGAACGGTCCGGCATCGCGGCCACCGAGGAGTTGGCCGCCTACCTGACACTCAAGGAGGAAAGCCATGCGTACAAAGTTGAGAATCTTCGCGACCTCTGCCATTTCGTTTCTCAGGCTGCCGGGGTGCCGATTCCCCGCACCAAGGCGATCGCGGGCAAGGACATTTTCGCTTGCGAGTCCGGCCTTCACGCGCACGCCCTCAGCAAGTCGCCGGAGCTCTTCGAGCCCTTCGACCCCAGCCGCATCGGCGCGGACCGGATGGTCGCGGTTGGCGGAAAAAGTGGGCGAGCGGCGGTTGCCCACGCCCTTGCGCGCCGGGGGCTCGAACTGCCCGAGCAGCGGCTCACGGTCCTTGTCGATGAAGTGAGAAAGTTGGCCTGGGAGCTGGAACGCCCCTTGACCGAGGTGGAACTGACCAAGTTGGTCGAGAATTAG
- a CDS encoding dual specificity protein phosphatase, with translation MADPALAYKVTWVTDQLGVGSAPMSYPQLEAIRAQGVDAILNLCGEFCDLHDIEKDAGFEVRYLPLEDEEAPGLIELEKTLEWLDEAIYLGKKVLIHCRHGIGRTGTVLNAYLLRRGLGHKLAGKALKKLKSKPANFVQWRTIRKYGKQSGQLTVREPSLEFKRLVDLSPFFNDYMELVQRVDESVQAVDGLACGLDHSQCCTTPVSLTLAEAVYISHRINRKLSGEERLKVIERAVATAQAERRAASDLASDGDGEYCLSEAGAVCPLLESGRCLLFEHRPIQCRAFGLDQSDAGGLWGTLITPALNKISSEMWFAYTGAMASGGMPQFALPDVVSGKFVETVFRFMMRQGLD, from the coding sequence ATGGCTGATCCCGCACTCGCCTACAAGGTCACCTGGGTCACGGATCAGCTCGGCGTGGGCAGTGCGCCCATGAGCTATCCGCAACTGGAGGCTATCCGCGCCCAGGGGGTGGACGCAATCCTCAATCTGTGCGGCGAATTTTGCGACCTGCACGACATCGAGAAGGATGCGGGTTTCGAGGTCCGCTACCTGCCGCTGGAGGATGAAGAAGCCCCCGGGCTCATTGAATTGGAAAAGACCCTGGAGTGGCTGGACGAGGCCATCTACCTGGGCAAGAAGGTGCTCATTCATTGCCGCCACGGCATCGGCCGCACGGGCACGGTGCTCAACGCCTATCTGCTCAGGCGAGGGCTGGGTCACAAGCTCGCGGGCAAGGCCCTCAAGAAGCTCAAGAGCAAGCCCGCCAATTTCGTCCAGTGGCGGACCATCCGCAAGTATGGCAAGCAGTCCGGCCAGTTGACCGTGCGCGAGCCGTCCCTGGAATTCAAACGGCTGGTGGATCTTTCGCCTTTTTTCAACGATTACATGGAGTTGGTCCAGCGAGTGGACGAGAGCGTCCAGGCGGTTGACGGATTGGCCTGCGGCCTGGACCACAGTCAATGCTGCACCACCCCGGTTTCCCTGACCCTGGCGGAAGCCGTGTACATCTCCCATCGCATCAACCGGAAGCTGTCCGGCGAGGAACGTCTCAAGGTCATCGAACGGGCCGTGGCCACGGCCCAGGCCGAGCGCCGGGCGGCCAGCGACCTGGCGTCCGACGGGGACGGAGAGTACTGCCTGTCCGAGGCCGGGGCGGTCTGCCCCCTGCTCGAAAGTGGCCGCTGCCTGCTCTTCGAGCACCGGCCTATCCAGTGCCGCGCCTTCGGCCTGGACCAGAGCGACGCCGGGGGGCTGTGGGGCACGCTGATCACTCCGGCCCTGAACAAGATATCCTCGGAGATGTGGTTCGCCTACACCGGGGCCATGGCGTCCGGTGGCATGCCGCAGTTCGCCTTGCCGGACGTGGTCTCCGGCAAGTTTGTGGAGACCGTTTTCCGGTTCATGATGCGGCAGGGGTTGGACTAG